One genomic window of Arcobacter sp. CECT 8986 includes the following:
- a CDS encoding urease accessory protein UreE, producing the protein MIRKITDIKKDLDSFDDEVELSWFDMQKPNLSAITKKGAEFIVKVKFTHLHENDFLVDENDYKIKVSRCEDEIYILKFDDALTFAKTAYEIGNRHQPIMISDFQITVLEDISILDIIKQCQSNEKIEVNKTKGYFKPNGKAHHSH; encoded by the coding sequence ATGATAAGAAAGATTACAGATATAAAAAAAGATTTAGATAGTTTTGATGATGAAGTAGAATTATCTTGGTTTGATATGCAAAAGCCAAATCTAAGTGCAATTACTAAAAAAGGTGCAGAGTTTATAGTGAAAGTAAAATTTACTCATTTGCATGAAAATGATTTTTTAGTAGATGAAAATGATTATAAAATAAAAGTAAGTAGATGCGAAGATGAAATTTATATTTTAAAATTTGATGATGCTTTAACTTTTGCAAAAACAGCATATGAGATTGGAAATAGACATCAGCCTATTATGATAAGTGATTTTCAAATTACTGTTTTGGAAGATATTTCAATTTTAGATATTATCAAACAGTGCCAATCAAATGAGAAGATTGAGGTAAACAAAACAAAAGGCTATTTTAAACCAAATGGAAAAGCACATCACTCACACTAA
- the ureG gene encoding urease accessory protein UreG: protein MSLKIGIAGPVGSGKTSLIESMTNLLKDKYSLAIVTNDIYTTEDANYLKKTLDLDEDRIIGVETGGCPHTAIRDDISMNQKAVEELEEKFNPDIIFVESGGDNLSATFSYELIDYYMYIIDTAQGADIPRKKGAGLLFSDLLVINKTDLAPYVGVNLDEMKNDVANNRKNKPSVFISNKDENSLQKVINWVEAIL from the coding sequence ATGAGTTTAAAAATTGGAATAGCAGGACCAGTTGGAAGTGGTAAAACTTCATTAATAGAATCAATGACAAATTTATTAAAAGATAAATATTCATTAGCAATTGTGACAAATGATATTTATACAACAGAAGATGCAAACTATTTGAAAAAGACATTAGATTTAGATGAAGATAGAATAATTGGAGTTGAAACAGGTGGTTGTCCTCATACTGCTATTAGAGATGATATTTCTATGAATCAAAAAGCAGTTGAAGAGCTTGAAGAAAAGTTTAATCCTGATATTATATTTGTTGAAAGTGGTGGAGATAATCTTAGTGCTACATTTTCTTATGAGTTAATTGATTATTATATGTATATAATTGATACGGCACAAGGTGCAGATATTCCTAGAAAAAAAGGTGCAGGTTTACTTTTTTCAGATTTATTAGTAATAAATAAAACAGATTTAGCCCCTTATGTTGGCGTAAATTTAGATGAAATGAAAAATGACGTAGCAAATAATAGAAAAAATAAACCTTCTGTTTTTATATCAAATAAAGATGAAAATAGTTTGCAAAAAGTTATTAATTGGGTAGAAGCTATATTGTAG
- the ureC gene encoding urease subunit alpha gives MKISKEKYASMYGPTTNDRFRLADTSLIAKIEKDYTTYGEESKFGGGKTIRDGMAQSPTATKVADLIITNAVIIDYTGIYKADIGIKDGLISAIGKSGNPNLCDGITDGLEIGANTEILSAEGKIITAGGIDSHIHFISPGQIDEALASGVTTMVGGGTGPNTGTNATTCTPGKWNISKMIQSVDNLPLNFGFMGKGNSSSYKALKMQVEAGAMGLKLHEDWGSTPNAIDTCLKVADDFDIQVAIHTDTLNESGFVDSTVCSFKNRTIHTFHSEGAGGGHAPDIMKVAGLANILPSSTNPTLPYTKNTIEEHLDMLMVCHHLSPKIPEDVSFAESRIRGKTIAAEDVLHDIGAISITSSDSQAMGRVGEVIIRTWQVADSMKRQRGALKGDDNLSDNERIKRFVAKYTINPAIACGIDDYVGSVEVGKMADLVLWNRAFFGVKPEIVVKGGFIALAMMGDSNASIPTPEPNMYRPMFGSLGKASAKTSAIFTSKVASHDLKEKLEIGKKVLAVKNTRNIGKKDMKLNDFIGDIKVDSETYDVTVNGELIESNYVETVPMAKKYFLF, from the coding sequence ATGAAAATATCAAAAGAAAAATATGCGTCAATGTATGGACCAACAACTAATGATAGATTTAGACTTGCTGATACTTCTTTAATCGCTAAAATAGAAAAAGATTATACAACTTATGGAGAAGAGAGTAAATTTGGTGGTGGTAAAACAATAAGAGATGGAATGGCTCAAAGTCCAACAGCTACAAAAGTTGCTGATTTAATTATTACAAATGCTGTTATTATAGATTATACAGGTATTTATAAAGCAGATATTGGAATAAAAGATGGTCTTATAAGTGCTATTGGAAAATCTGGAAATCCAAATTTATGTGATGGAATAACTGACGGTTTAGAAATTGGGGCAAATACTGAAATTTTATCAGCTGAAGGAAAAATTATAACAGCTGGTGGAATTGATTCACATATTCACTTTATAAGTCCAGGACAAATAGATGAAGCACTAGCAAGTGGAGTTACAACAATGGTTGGAGGAGGAACTGGTCCAAATACAGGAACAAATGCTACAACTTGTACTCCAGGAAAATGGAATATCTCAAAAATGATTCAAAGTGTTGATAATCTTCCTTTAAATTTTGGTTTTATGGGAAAAGGAAATAGCTCAAGTTATAAAGCACTGAAAATGCAAGTTGAAGCTGGAGCAATGGGATTGAAACTTCATGAAGATTGGGGAAGTACTCCAAATGCAATTGATACTTGTTTGAAAGTTGCAGATGATTTTGATATTCAAGTTGCTATTCATACAGATACTTTAAATGAGTCAGGATTTGTTGATAGTACAGTATGTAGCTTTAAAAATAGAACAATCCATACATTCCATAGTGAAGGTGCTGGAGGTGGACATGCACCTGATATTATGAAAGTAGCAGGATTAGCAAATATTTTACCATCAAGTACAAATCCAACTTTACCATATACAAAAAATACAATTGAAGAACACCTTGATATGCTTATGGTTTGTCACCATTTAAGTCCTAAAATTCCAGAAGATGTAAGTTTTGCAGAATCAAGAATAAGAGGAAAAACTATTGCAGCTGAAGATGTATTACATGATATTGGAGCAATTTCAATAACAAGCAGTGATTCTCAAGCAATGGGAAGAGTAGGGGAAGTTATTATTAGAACTTGGCAAGTTGCTGATTCTATGAAAAGACAAAGAGGTGCTTTAAAAGGTGATGATAACTTAAGTGATAATGAAAGAATCAAAAGATTTGTGGCAAAATATACTATAAATCCTGCAATTGCTTGTGGAATTGATGATTATGTAGGAAGTGTTGAAGTTGGTAAGATGGCAGATTTAGTTTTATGGAATAGAGCATTTTTTGGAGTAAAACCAGAAATTGTTGTAAAAGGTGGATTTATCGCTCTTGCTATGATGGGAGATAGTAATGCTTCAATTCCAACACCAGAACCTAATATGTATAGACCAATGTTTGGAAGTTTAGGAAAAGCAAGTGCAAAAACAAGTGCTATTTTTACATCTAAAGTTGCAAGTCATGATTTAAAAGAGAAATTAGAAATAGGCAAAAAAGTATTAGCAGTTAAAAATACTAGAAATATTGGTAAAAAAGATATGAAATTAAATGATTTCATTGGAGATATAAAAGTAGATTCAGAAACATATGATGTTACAGTAAATGGAGAATTGATTGAATCAAACTATGTTGAAACTGTACCAATGGCAAAAAAATACTTTTTATTCTAG
- a CDS encoding urease accessory protein UreF, giving the protein MEKHITHTNLNLKSLSRFLQILDGSFPSGVFVHSFGLEPHILKNEVFDINSLKSYLQNLIIDQYFKQEFVYIKKVYKALEDKKINLIVKINKEYSAFLTYEYAKASKDIGENYFKQIKHLPVKDEVKEYFKKIEDKTILANEIIVLSCFAYDMNISYEDFIVMWTKKNLINISAATLKISRIKPTQIQQMLFEIDDILESMPFENIKDKITNFNPLFEEVIFSHKNLEPKMFTT; this is encoded by the coding sequence ATGGAAAAGCACATCACTCACACTAATTTAAATCTAAAAAGTCTTAGTAGATTTTTACAAATACTTGATGGAAGTTTTCCATCGGGTGTTTTTGTCCACTCTTTTGGACTTGAACCACATATTTTAAAAAATGAAGTATTTGATATAAATAGTTTAAAATCATATTTACAAAACTTAATTATTGACCAATATTTTAAACAAGAGTTCGTTTATATAAAAAAAGTATATAAGGCTTTGGAAGATAAAAAAATAAATCTTATTGTTAAAATAAATAAAGAGTATAGTGCATTTTTAACATATGAATATGCAAAAGCTTCAAAGGATATTGGTGAAAATTATTTCAAACAAATAAAACATTTACCAGTAAAAGATGAGGTAAAAGAGTATTTTAAAAAAATAGAAGATAAAACAATTTTGGCAAATGAGATTATTGTATTGAGTTGCTTTGCTTATGATATGAATATTAGTTATGAAGATTTTATTGTTATGTGGACAAAAAAGAATTTGATTAATATTTCAGCAGCAACACTTAAAATCTCTAGAATAAAACCAACTCAAATACAACAAATGCTTTTTGAAATTGATGATATTTTAGAGAGTATGCCATTTGAAAATATAAAAGATAAAATAACAAACTTTAATCCTTTATTTGAAGAAGTTATTTTTTCACATAAAAATTTAGAACCTAAAATGTTTACTACATAA